The following coding sequences lie in one Verrucomicrobiaceae bacterium genomic window:
- a CDS encoding TSUP family transporter, giving the protein MTWETLLLLFCAGLSAGFIDSIAGGGGLISVPALLWAGLTPQMALGTNKMQSTWGTLMAVRKYTRAGLIDWPQMRLPIVVTFLFASLGTWTVTQLSNAVLKLIVPWMLLGIALYVLLCPGLGKTASQARMSLAAFACAAGSVLGFYDGFFGPGTGTFWALACISLLGLELTRATAFTKVVNLASNAASLIVFVLSARVNYEIAAAMIAGQLIGGRLGAGMAIRHGAGFIRIIFIAVVFTMVAKLLWEQFAAG; this is encoded by the coding sequence GTTTGAGCGCTGGCTTCATCGACTCCATCGCAGGCGGTGGTGGGCTCATCTCCGTCCCCGCGCTCCTGTGGGCTGGGCTGACGCCGCAGATGGCCCTGGGCACCAATAAAATGCAGTCCACCTGGGGCACCCTCATGGCCGTGCGGAAATACACACGGGCAGGCCTCATCGACTGGCCGCAGATGCGCCTGCCCATCGTCGTCACCTTCCTCTTTGCCAGCCTGGGCACATGGACGGTCACCCAGTTGAGCAATGCCGTGCTGAAGCTCATCGTGCCATGGATGCTGCTCGGCATCGCCCTCTACGTACTGCTCTGTCCAGGCCTGGGAAAGACCGCATCACAGGCGCGGATGAGCCTGGCCGCCTTCGCCTGTGCCGCAGGCTCCGTGCTGGGATTCTACGATGGCTTCTTTGGTCCAGGCACAGGCACCTTCTGGGCCTTGGCATGCATCTCCCTGCTCGGGCTAGAGCTGACACGCGCCACCGCCTTCACCAAAGTGGTCAATCTCGCCAGCAATGCCGCCTCCTTGATCGTCTTTGTGCTCTCTGCCCGTGTGAACTACGAAATCGCCGCCGCCATGATCGCCGGGCAGCTCATCGGTGGCCGACTCGGCGCTGGCATGGCCATCCGGCACGGTGCCGGTTTCATCCGCATCATCTTCATCGCCGTCGTCTTCACCATGGTGGCAAAACTACTGTGGGAGCAGTTCGCCGCCGGCTAA